The following nucleotide sequence is from Moorena sp. SIOASIH.
TCAGAGGTGAACGGTTGTAACGTAATGGTGGCATTCCCTCGCACTATCTCGTTAAAGTTAATGTCATCAGCAGTTAGGGTAATATCTCCTAGGGGAATAGTGCTTCCCACGGCATGATTAAACTGAATGGTGCCAGTGCCAGCATTAACACTCAGGTCTTGATTACCGTCAACAGTGCCATCAAAAGTGATGTTAGCGGTAGTGCTAGTGATGTTAGCGCTAGTGTTATCAAGATTCAGGGGTTTGAGGAAGCTAATGTTACCACTGCCAGATGTGACGGTGCTGTTGAGATTGATTTGAGTAGTGTTGGATTCCCCAATGGAGATAGTCCCTGAACCCTGAGCACGGATGAGTTGATCAATAGTGATAGTACCAGGTATATCCTGTCCCAGACTAATGTTGCCATTATTAGCAGCGCTAATCCCATTCACACCAGCCACGGTAGTAATCACAGCATTGGGATGTTGGAGGTTAAGGATAATATCGCCACTGTTGCGGGTAATAGCAGCAATATTCTGAGCTTGAACATCTATACCATTAGCATCGGCGTAGCTAAATCCATTTTCAGCATCGAATAAGACTGCCCCTTGTTCACCATCAATTTTTACTTCAGTGCCTGAACTATCAAAGATGGTACCAGCAGAGATAAATTGAGCTGTCTGATTATTAGCGAGTTGGACAACAGGATTGCTGTCACTGCTAACAAAGTGAATATCCCGGCCTCTAACGATAACATTGAGGTTTTCTTGACTCAGGTCAAAGTTGCGGATTCTTACATCACCGGTCAATTCAGGATTTCCAATGGTTAAGGTACCAGAGGAGCCTAGATCGAGGTTATTGATCAAATCGGCTGTGGTGATTTGGAAGGTGGCACCAGGGTCTTTCCCTATCCCCACGGTAGTATTAAGCTCTTTTGGTTGGATAGTGATTGTCTCAGTAATCAGCTGGGAAATCAAGTCAATCCCGCCAGCGGTAATCAAAACATCTTTAATGTTACTGACTTGTAAGGGTTGGTCCGGATTGCCGAGACTGACTTGACCATCGGTATCAATGACTAGAGTGCTGGGGCTATTGATGGGATTTTTGATAGTAATGTTACCGTTGGTAGCTGTGATTGCGATCGCTCCTCCATTTCCCGATTCCGATCCAGCATTGATACCGCTACCCCCACTATTGATTTCGATATCACCACCTCTGGTAGTTACGGTGACATCACCGGCACCTTGCGGACCAAAGGAATCGATACTAGGAATTTGAATAGTAGGTTGAGTTGTGGATAATTGACTATTGCCATCAGCATTTAGGGTAATATCCCCTCCCCTACCAGTATTATTACCAGAAGTATCCAAGCGATTATTCTGAGTGACTTCGATAGTGCTGCGAGAGTCAATCAGGATTTGTGGGGAATTAGGATTAGTATTACTATTACTTAGACCACCGGTCTTAATAGTGTCTACTTGAATTGCACCAGTGGTTAATGCAGTATTAGGCAGATACTGATTGGTTAACAAGACCAATCCATCCCGAGCTACGGTAATATCGCTAACTTTGATATCGGCACTGGTGACATTATTACTAAAATCAGCAACAAGATTACCTGAGGTGTTTCCTGGAATTCCTCCTAGTTGTGTCCAATCAATACCAGCTCTAATATCTAAGGTGGGCTGATTAGCACTATCAATCACCAAATTGCTTTGGTCAGAGACAGTGACATTAGCGAGTAAGCCGCGAAAGGGATCGGAGTTGGTGGGACTAATTTTAGGGTTAGGGTCATCACTAGGATTAATCGCAATCTCGCCTAAGGTAACACTACCCCCTGCCAAAATATGTAGGGAAGCTCCTTGGTAGTTGCCTAGACTGACATCACCATTTGCCAGAATGATGGAATCATCAGGACTAATCCAATTTCCTGGACTACCATCTAATTGTTCGATCCGAAAACTAGCGCCTGTTTGATAGCGACTACTGCCTTGTACTGGATTAGCGGAACGCAGTAGCATGTTTCCACCAGAGAAGAAACCACTAGCCTGATGATTGAAGGTGGAAATCTCTATGGCTTGATTGCCCTGGATTGATAAATTGCCTAGGGCTTCAGCAATAAAGGGGCGCGCTAGACTATCATGCGATCGCACTGTATTGCCAGCCAACAGATTCAAATCCCCAGTGGTAGAGAGCTGGCTTTCGACTAAGGTCAAATTATTAGCAGCTGAGAGCGTAGCAGTCTCAGCGTTTACCTCCCGAGCCACCACATCACCCATCTCAATCGGTAAACCAGAATCCGCGAGCTGTACTTTACCATCTGGCTTCACCACAATCGGTGTCTGTAACTCTTCAACTGACCCGGTCAACAAGGTTGGTAAATCCTGAGGTGTAAACGGTAGCTGTTCCCCATCAGCATCCGTTGGTAATTCAATTTCTATATTTAATAGGTGTCCTGGTTGGCTAATCCTAACTAAATTAGCACCATCTACAGCAGCCAGAGTAACCGTTCCGTTGGCAGCACTTGCGTTTCCTGTACTGATCACACTACCGCCGATTACGGTTAAATTATTCCCCTCTAGTACTTCCAGCTTACCAGCATTAATAATACTCCCTGGTTGATTCGAGTCAAAGGCCAAAGTCTTGGGATTACCGATTAAAGTTTGATAGTCATTTGACCCAAAGCTAGTGAACCAATTGTCTTCACCAAACCCAATCCGATTCGCTGTTGTTACGGTTAAATCACCTGGGATATTCAACCGAGCATTACCCCCAAATATCCATCCCGCTGGATTCATCAAAAATAAGTTTGAGTTACCTCCAACTACCCGAATTAACCCGTCAACAATTGACGGTTCACCCCCAATCACCCGACCCAAAATATTACGAATTTGGGGATTAGACAGAAAGGTAACTGTCTGTTCTGCCGTCAGACCAAATTTTTCAAAACTATGAAATAAATTGGCGCTATCTCCGG
It contains:
- a CDS encoding CHAT domain-containing protein; translation: MKAVGWHSNWFWQIFSLVGEIYLSIAILYPVHVAKADSIIPAADGTGTSITIDGNDLTVDGGTVSGDSANLFHSFEKFGLTAEQTVTFLSNPQIRNILGRVIGGEPSIVDGLIRVVGGNSNLFLMNPAGWIFGGNARLNIPGDLTVTTANRIGFGEDNWFTSFGSNDYQTLIGNPKTLAFDSNQPGSIINAGKLEVLEGNNLTVIGGSVISTGNASAANGTVTLAAVDGANLVRISQPGHLLNIEIELPTDADGEQLPFTPQDLPTLLTGSVEELQTPIVVKPDGKVQLADSGLPIEMGDVVAREVNAETATLSAANNLTLVESQLSTTGDLNLLAGNTVRSHDSLARPFIAEALGNLSIQGNQAIEISTFNHQASGFFSGGNMLLRSANPVQGSSRYQTGASFRIEQLDGSPGNWISPDDSIILANGDVSLGNYQGASLHILAGGSVTLGEIAINPSDDPNPKISPTNSDPFRGLLANVTVSDQSNLVIDSANQPTLDIRAGIDWTQLGGIPGNTSGNLVADFSNNVTSADIKVSDITVARDGLVLLTNQYLPNTALTTGAIQVDTIKTGGLSNSNTNPNSPQILIDSRSTIEVTQNNRLDTSGNNTGRGGDITLNADGNSQLSTTQPTIQIPSIDSFGPQGAGDVTVTTRGGDIEINSGGSGINAGSESGNGGAIAITATNGNITIKNPINSPSTLVIDTDGQVSLGNPDQPLQVSNIKDVLITAGGIDLISQLITETITIQPKELNTTVGIGKDPGATFQITTADLINNLDLGSSGTLTIGNPELTGDVRIRNFDLSQENLNVIVRGRDIHFVSSDSNPVVQLANNQTAQFISAGTIFDSSGTEVKIDGEQGAVLFDAENGFSYADANGIDVQAQNIAAITRNSGDIILNLQHPNAVITTVAGVNGISAANNGNISLGQDIPGTITIDQLIRAQGSGTISIGESNTTQINLNSTVTSGSGNISFLKPLNLDNTSANITSTTANITFDGTVDGNQDLSVNAGTGTIQFNHAVGSTIPLGDITLTADDINFNEIVRGNATITLQPFTSDQAIAIGGNHRNRTSTIALTSQEINLLQDGFTAITIGNPNSSANITIAETGVTFQDPVTIQAPAGSGAIIGNGTIQGIDDASITLEANQSIVVGNIITNGSDINLTARNGEVFTDNLNTSGISGGNLLIDASTTIKTGVINTSASLGDAGNVIIDPIGDVEVSAINAQGGENGSGGNVDITAGRFFRATDTFSDRNQLTASISTSGGVAGGSIIIRHNGGARSIPFTVGDATLNGTAAAITTGIDNSILPTQRFLESYTQGSFPTQIQLITERITQSSPNTSNTEVTNPEPELPELPQEILPTVMIEETEALSKEMLIYQLEDYFTSQVTGQVTSQANGQVESSVPEIKTAKDIQTELKEIEQVTDARPALIYVFFRNSGNLPGRDVVLKTEFLNINPNVIVEPKPNAPLELVLVTSQGKMIYKRIANTSREQVLALAQSFRDSVASPRAGVFRPQDLAKSQQLYQLLIKPLQKTLDQQNINNLVFVMDKNLQSLPLAALHDGESFIVEKYSVGLVPSLSLTDTHYTDVRNAPVLAMGTEKFDHHRDLPYVPKLIEHLVNTWSAKALENENFTIANLQHEINQKSFNILHLGTHGKFRSNANDSYIQFGEKRLGLGKMKTLGLEQPPVNLLVLSACDTALGNQQYELGFAGFAYRAKVQSVLASLLAVPQNGTFKLLKSFYDHLKLVPRKAEALRLAQVEMLKDNSNKNLSHPYYWAWFTIVGNPW